CCAATTCTAACAGGAATATTTTTTGCGCTCAACTTCCTGGCTGCAACCCAAGATATTGCTGTTGACGGATGGGCTTTAACTATGTTGAAACGATGCAATGTTGGACACGCATCAACCTGCAACAGTGTTGGACAAACTGCGGGATATTTCCTCGGATACGTCGCGTTCATGGCACTCGAATCGGCTGAATTCTGCAATGGATATTTGCGCTCTGAGCCATCGGATGAAGGTATGGTAACCCTTCCAGGTTTCTTGTGGTTCTGGGGCTTGGTGTTCCTGGTGACGACTACTTTGGTGGCACTATTCAAACGGGAATCGCTGCCTAATGCTGAACGCGGTGGCGAAGAACATATGGAGCTAGATATTAAACAAACATACAGTTTATTGTTGGATATTATCAAAATGAAACCGATACTAATTTTAACTGCCATCCTACTGACAGTGAAAATAGGGTTTGCCGCTTGCGATGCAGTAAGCTCGCTAAAGTTGATAGATGCAGGAGTCCCCAAGGATAAACTAGCGTTGCTTGTGGTCCCATTAGTCCCTCTGCAAATTATTTTGCCACTTGTGATAAGTAAGTATACCACAGGACCAAGACCAATGGAAGTCTATCTCAGAGCAATTCCTTATCGAATTGGAATGACCGTATTGGCAGCAGCAGTGGTATGGTTCACTCCAGTCATGATCTACAATAACCATGTTCCTTATTACTATTATATGATCTTGCTGACCAACTATGGGCTCTATCAAATTGCTCTCTATAGTATGTTTGTGGCAGTGATGGCGTTTTTTGCGAGAGTTAGTGATCCTGCAGTTGGTGGAACCTATATGACCCTTCTTAATACGTTGAGTAACCTTGGCGGTAACTGGCCTACAACTGTTGTACTCTGGATGGTAGATGTATTAACGTGGAAACGATGCTCTATAAACGACGATAATACATGCTCAAACACTACTGATCAAGAGGTAAGTTTTTATAccatacaatataaaaaaaatcaacaaaataacaCATCTCTTACAGATTTGTACAAACGATGGAGGAAAATGCAACATAGAAATTGACGGTTACTATATAGAAATAGTAATTTGCTTGGTTTACGGAATTTTGTGGTATCAGTGGGGAAAGCACAAAATTCGATATCTGCAGAATTTACCACTTAATGCATGGCGCGTTGTTCGTAGACAACGAGCACATACTAGCTAGCAATTAATGAGGATGATCTAGCCTGGACATACATAGTGAGAGATCCACCGAAGAATTAAGTTGTGATGTGTGCGttattactttgatttattataGATCGGATATATTCGTTTATGTATTTTAATAGTTTATTACGGACGACAGCAGCTAAgttgatttttgtcagttttttcaacagcGACAAAGTGAGATGCATTTTTGCTCTAGGAGCATGTTCGAAATGGCacaattccaaataaaataaaattccagTTTCCTAGtgaaatatttgagaaaaatttcagtttttctaaACATAGTTCAAAAGGATATGTAATTTAGTGGGATCTTTCGTAAGATAGGCAGAAGTATTTGATAAACATTTATATATTGAATTACATGTTAGTTTGTATCCCTTTGTAAATCTTTCAAAAACTACCGAAGGCATAATTAATTATATTCGTTCGTATTTAGTCTCAAATATacaacaaacatttaaaaatgcttTCTCCTGAAACAGCTCAAAAGCCGAAAAAATCAGATATCAAGaagtttttatttcagttttaatAACTTTATTTTCCTGTATTTCTTTGAGCTCCCTTGAGGCGTTTTAAGTTTTGACGCTTACCTGAACGTGAAGCTTTTCTACTGGTAAGTTTAAGCTTCTTTCTGCCTTCCGAAACAATGTCTTTATCAGTATTTTGAACATTCTTTGGATCCAGATTTGCCGCTTGCTTCTTACGTTTTCGTTTGCGAGCACCGTCTTCGTTAGCTCGCTGTTCGATAGCTTCGTTTGTCCAAGCTTTTGGAAGGAACATGAGAGATTTGATGGTTTCGCTCGAGTTATTCGTATCCAGGTCAACTCTGTCTTTCAATTTGCTCAGAAGGTTCACCTTTGTCTATATGATTGAAACCATTGCTCAGTTAGATAAAACTGTTAACTTCATATTATAGGTACTTACCATACTAGCAATTGACATTCCgtttcgtattttatttatagtttgCTTCTCTATATCTAATGCTTCGCGCAGATCATTCAATGCACTTGAATATAAAACGGCGTACTCTTCCTCAGCATTCGATTTTATATCGATCGTTCCAAGTTCACTTTTGCCGGCTGCAGCTAGCATAGCCTGTATTCAAATTATAGATTTGCTTTGTGATATTTGGTTAAAGAAATTCGTAATCACACATTACTTACATTAAATTTCTTCTTCTCTTCATCTATGAGCATTGTTATTGAAGTACCGTGATTTCCGGCGCGACCAGTACGACCGATTCGGTGAATATATGTGTTTATATGTCTCGGCATATCGTATGAAATAACGACGTCGATATCCTCTATGTCAATACCTCGAGCGAGTGCATCTGTGCAAATAATTCTGGCACATGACCGGAAAATGTATAGGTAATAGGTTTTATTTGTTCCAttgatttctcaaatttttttttcggcacgttcgtaaattaattttttttgcgattcctcttttttttggtagatgtcaaatcaccttctaatgcttttgcatacagtttgtttaatttacgaacATCGATACAAAATCACTTCgacagaaaaaatcaatttacgaacgttAGTAAAGCTTGTCATTGTTTGAGGATTTCTTGTTTTATATAACAAAATGTATACCACTTACCCGTTGACTTTACCCAGAGCGAATCTGTTGAGCACGCTTTTCCTAGCAGCAGGACTTAATGATGAAGACCATTCTTCAACAAGCAATTCTTGGCCGAGCATTTTCTGTAACACGAATGACAACCGATGTGAGGCATCAATTGAATTCGTGAAGCACAAAAACCGTTTGTAGTTGTTCTCTTTTATCAGTGCAAACAAGGTGAGCGGTTTTATGCGATACTGGGTCATGCAGATGAGTTGTCGCAGTTCTGCCGGAGTAGAATATTGCCCAGCAAATGCACCACGCTTTTCTTCCGTTTGCTGTGATTGCGTTTTCTCGTACACGTCTACCCGTTTGATAGGATCGGCAACTGCTGTAAACAGCTTAGGATGGAAAAGTTTGAAGGTCTGAAGCTTTTCTGGATCTTGGCTCAAAGTAGCCGAGAAAAGCAATTTATGAGGCTGTTTTGGTTTGTCGAACAGTTCAGATTGCGAAAGCTGTCCAACAGTTCGTCCAAGTAAGTATTGATCAGATTCTGCCTTGACGTGCTTATTAAGATGATACAACCaatcattttgaatttgatcCATAACGCGATCAGCTTCGTCAATAATGAGAAACCGAAGGTCTTTCAGCGTGAAACCTTCAGTGGAATTCAAATGTTCCACCAAACGACCAGCAGTTGTAACGACAATGTCAACTTTTGCCATGTATTCGCCATTAAATTTATCCACCAGTTTACCCTGTTCTATGGTAAAGTTATGTTTtcgtgatagcaaaattggcCTCACTTTGGTTCCATCGCAGAGTTTCTCAAACACTCCAAATACTTGCTCAGCCAATTCCTTCACAGGCAAAATAACTAATGCTCTTACAGCAGGAAAAATACGCCTTAGAAGCATTTGAACAATAGGAACGGCGAATGCTAGTGTTTTCCCGCTTCCAGTGGGAGATGAAATACACAGATCACGCGGCCAAAACGGAGCAGGCTTACGATGGACATTAAGAATCCAAGGAATTACTGTTTCCTGAACAGGGAACAGTCGCTTATAATGCATATTTCTTAAGTTTGTCTTAAGCTGATCGTCGATATAATCCAGCTTTTTGATCGATTTTCCTCTTTTATTAAGATCACTATCGATTATAGTAGGATGTGACAGCCATGGAGGCAAaatttcatctactttttttaACCGTTTGATATGGTCTTCGCCAAGAGTTGTGAAATTGGTCTGATTTTCTGGTTTGGATTCACTTTCGTAAGTTTCATGTAGGCGATCCGATATGACGTTCTCtgtttgctcgatttttttatctATCTTCCTAGTTGTTTCTTCGGAATCATCGTTCTCGTCTTGTCCCGGTTGCCTCTCAGTGATTTCTGGTTCCACATGTTGGATACTTTTTCCAGTATTTTTCTTTGATGATAGCAATCGTTGCAAAATTAGCTCTTCTTGCAACTTCTCTTCATCTTGACTCAGTTTAGTGGCATCATATCTaacagaaaatataaaatatattatcTTGATTTATCAGTAAATATAAGTTTAATTACCTGTTTACTTTAAATAAATCCATTATccgaaaaatccgaaaaaaaatactatatgGGCTTCAACACGTGCATTTGTTTGTGTTCATTCGGACGAAAGACGAAGTTCATCTGACATGcacggaaaaattgagttattcataaaatgtgTTGACAGTCAATTATGATTCTacctaactttttttaaacgtgtATTTACGGTTAGATGACAGTTcaagtcaaaaaaattataaattttatgtttttgttattttccgtGAACCTCTCCTCCACACTccccgaatagcaaagaccatggtaTTAAAATAAACgtacaatgattttcaatttcacaatGAATTTCATCGTAGtatctaaatatttttcaaccgcttttaattatgaaaccaccataatttttaaagttaccgTACAATTCATcgtgaatataaaatatttca
This sequence is a window from Uranotaenia lowii strain MFRU-FL chromosome 3, ASM2978415v1, whole genome shotgun sequence. Protein-coding genes within it:
- the LOC129755776 gene encoding acetyl-coenzyme A transporter 1, which produces MSVRKRQDRNDQEQLLISDTNNQPTRHHDEDRQEPSDLRGDWGNIAILFFLYLLQGIPIGLASAIPMLLQNRGASYKQQAEFSFAHWPFSMKLLWAPIVDSLYWSRFGRRKSWLIPTQYLIGIFMLILSMQVNRWLGSNDEGGTVTVAPNIPILTGIFFALNFLAATQDIAVDGWALTMLKRCNVGHASTCNSVGQTAGYFLGYVAFMALESAEFCNGYLRSEPSDEGMVTLPGFLWFWGLVFLVTTTLVALFKRESLPNAERGGEEHMELDIKQTYSLLLDIIKMKPILILTAILLTVKIGFAACDAVSSLKLIDAGVPKDKLALLVVPLVPLQIILPLVISKYTTGPRPMEVYLRAIPYRIGMTVLAAAVVWFTPVMIYNNHVPYYYYMILLTNYGLYQIALYSMFVAVMAFFARVSDPAVGGTYMTLLNTLSNLGGNWPTTVVLWMVDVLTWKRCSINDDNTCSNTTDQEICTNDGGKCNIEIDGYYIEIVICLVYGILWYQWGKHKIRYLQNLPLNAWRVVRRQRAHTS
- the LOC129755775 gene encoding probable ATP-dependent RNA helicase Dbp73D encodes the protein MDLFKVNRYDATKLSQDEEKLQEELILQRLLSSKKNTGKSIQHVEPEITERQPGQDENDDSEETTRKIDKKIEQTENVISDRLHETYESESKPENQTNFTTLGEDHIKRLKKVDEILPPWLSHPTIIDSDLNKRGKSIKKLDYIDDQLKTNLRNMHYKRLFPVQETVIPWILNVHRKPAPFWPRDLCISSPTGSGKTLAFAVPIVQMLLRRIFPAVRALVILPVKELAEQVFGVFEKLCDGTKVRPILLSRKHNFTIEQGKLVDKFNGEYMAKVDIVVTTAGRLVEHLNSTEGFTLKDLRFLIIDEADRVMDQIQNDWLYHLNKHVKAESDQYLLGRTVGQLSQSELFDKPKQPHKLLFSATLSQDPEKLQTFKLFHPKLFTAVADPIKRVDVYEKTQSQQTEEKRGAFAGQYSTPAELRQLICMTQYRIKPLTLFALIKENNYKRFLCFTNSIDASHRLSFVLQKMLGQELLVEEWSSSLSPAARKSVLNRFALGKVNGIICTDALARGIDIEDIDVVISYDMPRHINTYIHRIGRTGRAGNHGTSITMLIDEEKKKFNAMLAAAGKSELGTIDIKSNAEEEYAVLYSSALNDLREALDIEKQTINKIRNGMSIASMTKVNLLSKLKDRVDLDTNNSSETIKSLMFLPKAWTNEAIEQRANEDGARKRKRKKQAANLDPKNVQNTDKDIVSEGRKKLKLTSRKASRSGKRQNLKRLKGAQRNTGK